A genomic stretch from Flavobacterium humidisoli includes:
- the kdsA gene encoding 3-deoxy-8-phosphooctulonate synthase, giving the protein MNLQHIPQIKHTDSGNFFLLAGPCAIEGEEMALRIAEKLVGITDKLQIPYVFKGSFKKANRSRIDSFSGIGDEKALKILRKVSETFHVPTVTDIHTNEDADMAAQYVDVLQIPAFLVRQTDLVVAAANTGKVVNLKKGQFMSPESMKHAVQKVLDCNNENVMVTDRGTMFGYQDMIVDFRGIPTMQQYASTVLDVTHSLQQPNQTAGVTGGRPDMIETVAKAGIAVGVDGIFIETHFDPANAKSDGANMLHLDYFEGLMNKLVAIRKTVNAF; this is encoded by the coding sequence ATGAACTTACAACATATTCCACAAATTAAGCATACTGACAGCGGGAATTTCTTTTTATTGGCAGGGCCTTGTGCTATCGAAGGAGAAGAAATGGCGTTGCGAATTGCTGAAAAATTAGTTGGTATTACCGACAAACTTCAGATCCCTTACGTTTTTAAAGGATCTTTTAAAAAAGCAAACCGCTCTAGAATTGACAGTTTTTCTGGCATCGGTGACGAAAAAGCTTTAAAAATTTTAAGAAAAGTTTCAGAAACTTTTCATGTTCCAACTGTAACAGATATTCATACAAACGAAGATGCTGACATGGCTGCGCAATACGTAGATGTACTGCAGATTCCTGCTTTCCTAGTTCGCCAGACCGATCTTGTGGTTGCTGCTGCAAATACAGGAAAAGTAGTTAACTTGAAAAAAGGACAATTTATGAGTCCAGAGAGCATGAAACATGCTGTTCAAAAAGTATTAGACTGTAATAATGAGAATGTTATGGTTACAGATCGTGGTACTATGTTTGGCTACCAAGACATGATTGTTGATTTTAGAGGTATTCCTACTATGCAGCAATATGCTTCTACAGTTCTAGATGTAACGCATTCTTTACAACAGCCAAATCAGACTGCTGGTGTTACAGGCGGAAGACCTGACATGATTGAAACAGTGGCAAAAGCCGGTATCGCAGTTGGTGTTGACGGTATTTTTATCGAAACACATTTTGATCCTGCTAACGCAAAAAGCGATGGTGCTAATATGCTTCATTTAGATTATTTTGAAGGTTTAATGAACAAATTAGTAGCTATTAGAAAAACAGTTAACGCATTTTAA
- a CDS encoding YiiX family permuted papain-like enzyme: MKNKKYLFPIITFFLSFGCALFVAIKVFPNNPFTGTSKTEKTAVSKFKDGDLIFQTSESKQCEAVRIATNSKFSHCGIIYDINGKWFVFEAVQPVKLTPLEDWTQHGKDHKYVVKRLKDDSVLKPEVLQKMKDYSQQFDGKEYDAYFEWTDNRIYCSELIWKIYKNAAGIELSLLRELKDFNLQDPRVQKILKERYGNDIPLEEKVVAPSDIADSNLLKTVVDTY; encoded by the coding sequence ATGAAAAACAAAAAATACCTATTTCCAATTATTACTTTTTTCTTAAGCTTTGGCTGTGCCTTATTCGTGGCTATAAAAGTTTTTCCTAATAATCCGTTTACTGGAACATCCAAAACAGAAAAAACAGCTGTTAGCAAGTTTAAAGACGGAGATCTTATTTTTCAGACATCAGAATCTAAACAGTGTGAAGCAGTTCGTATTGCGACAAATTCGAAGTTTTCTCATTGCGGAATCATTTATGATATTAACGGAAAATGGTTTGTTTTTGAAGCTGTTCAACCTGTAAAGCTTACTCCGTTAGAAGATTGGACTCAACATGGAAAAGATCATAAATATGTCGTTAAACGACTAAAAGACGATAGTGTTTTAAAACCAGAAGTTTTACAAAAAATGAAAGACTACAGCCAGCAATTTGATGGTAAAGAATATGACGCGTATTTTGAATGGACTGATAACAGGATATATTGCTCTGAATTAATCTGGAAAATTTATAAAAATGCTGCAGGAATTGAATTGTCTCTACTTAGAGAATTGAAAGATTTCAATTTGCAAGATCCTAGAGTTCAAAAAATACTAAAAGAACGTTATGGTAACGACATACCACTAGAGGAAAAAGTCGTTGCTCCTTCTGACATTGCTGATTCTAATTTATTGAAAACTGTCGTAGACACTTATTAA
- a CDS encoding 2-dehydro-3-deoxyphosphooctonate aldolase, with protein MKKITLLIVLVIFASSCVSTKSTLKNVDDNAPDLILKKDNTFAITQFAKDKKYGYDPDYPVNIFFQNTNSETLNETRFLNALAGPNGEKITYTRLETCCPFPTKRSNMGAGFLNVYELKWEGQKKPVKLYLNIYEKGILMVPMGLRLK; from the coding sequence ATGAAAAAAATAACTCTTTTAATTGTTTTAGTAATCTTTGCTTCTTCTTGCGTAAGCACAAAATCGACTTTAAAAAATGTTGATGATAATGCGCCAGATTTGATTTTGAAGAAGGACAATACCTTTGCTATAACGCAATTTGCCAAAGACAAAAAGTATGGTTATGATCCTGATTATCCAGTTAATATATTTTTTCAAAATACAAATAGTGAGACTTTAAACGAAACCCGTTTCTTAAATGCTTTGGCTGGTCCAAATGGCGAAAAAATTACTTATACTAGATTAGAAACCTGTTGTCCGTTTCCAACCAAAAGAAGCAATATGGGCGCTGGATTTTTGAATGTTTATGAATTGAAATGGGAAGGGCAGAAAAAGCCTGTAAAACTATATTTGAATATTTATGAAAAGGGAATTTTAATGGTTCCGATGGGATTGAGGTTGAAATAG